DNA from Vibrio japonicus:
CTTTGAGTAACTCAGCCATACCATCAACATTGGACTTAAGGAGACACTCTTTCATTGCATAAGCGAGTTCCTTAACTTCATGCATAGCTTCTAATGGCTTTTTATCATCAGAATTGGTGGTTTTTACCTGATCATCAATGATTTGTGCAGACGATCTCGAAACGCCAGTGAAAAAGAGAATCATCTGACTTTCTAGCTCATTAATGATGTGCTGCCTTATGCGCAGAGGATTAACGATGACTCGCTCACCATCGTAAAACTCCATAAAATTAAATCCACCAAACGTTGTAGCGTATTGATCTTGTCGACCACCGGACAGCTGGCAATCTTTTCGCTCTATTTCGTACGCTAGCCTCGCAACGTCATACTCACCCATAGATAAATTCAGGAGCTGCTGGTAGGCACTAATAATGGTTACCACCATCGTTGATGAGGAGCCTAATCCACTGCCAGGGGGCGCGTCAGAGTAGGTATAGACTTTCACAGGTAACGGTTTATTGTCGTTAAACTCGCTAACAATGCGGTTATAGATCGCTTTATGCAGCAACAACTCGCCTTCCAAAGGGAGCTTATTAAGTAGAGGAGAGTGAAATGTTTGCTCAATATCCTGTGCGACAAAAGTTATACCATCCTGTGCCTCCAAAAGTTCAATGGTACAGTTCGCATACATATCTATCGTGGCGTTAAGAACACATCCACCAAAAGTATCACTATAAGGCGATATGTCTGTCCCTCCGCCTGCAATGCCAAGACGCAGAGGAGATCGTGCTCTTACTAACATACTTTCAATTCCTTTTAAAAAAGTCGTAAAAACGTTTATTCCCTTCATTATTAGTTAAAGACTAATATCAATACTTTTGCAAATTAATCAGTCTAGTCCTAGAGTTAGCTTAGGTAATGGATTGTGCTTTTTGTGATAGAGTGTGGTTTATGGTGAAAAAAGAGAAAATACATGTATGCCATCTCGTCTACAGCTTCGACATAGGCGGTTTAGAAAGAGTGATCGCTAACTGTATTGGAGCTTTAGATAAAAACGCATACAGACATAGTATTATCGCACTTACTGAAGTCGGGGAGTTTATTTCCGAGATAGATGGAGTGGTAGAGCACTACTCATTAAATAAGAAAAGCGGCCACGATTTTTTTATCCACCTAAAGTTGTACAAGATATTGAAAAAAATTCGGCCAGATGTTTTGCACAGCTATAACCTATCGACCATTGAGTACCAATGGCTAACTTCTTTCTTAGATATCCAACTACGTATTCATGCCGAGCACGGCAGAGACTCGTATGATATGAATGGTACAGTGAAAAAGTACCAGCTATTAAGAAGAGTAATGAGCCCATTCATTGATCACTTCGTCACAGTGTCGCAAGATTTACACCATTGGTTAAGAGATGACGTCCTTATACCAGAAAAAAAACTTTTATTAATTACGAATGGTATCGATACCGACTATTATCGTCCTGACAACATCAAACCTGAACGCAAAGGTATTTATGAAGGAAAATTCATTTTCGGCCATGTATCGAGACTACATCCAATAAAAAACCAAGAGTTTCTCATAGAAAGTTTCAACAAAGCCTGCTTTCTTTCACCGAGCTTTCGTGAAAGCTGTTTACTTATTATTGTTGGTGATGGGCCCGATAAAGATAAGCTTAAAAAGTTGGTCGATAATAACGAACACTTGAAAGATAAAATAATATTCACTGGTTCAAAATCTAACGTCAGAGAATATTACAGTATATTTGATGTATTTGTTATGTCTTCTTTAGCCGAAGGCGTACCTATGACGCTTCTTGAATCTATGTCTATGGGCGTTCCTCATTTGGTTACTTCGGTAGGAGGTATCACGGAGGTCGTAGAAGAAGGAATAACAGGAATCAGTCTCTGTGATAAAGACAAAGACACTTACCATGAAAAAATGATAGAGCTGTTTGAAAACAAGAATAATCTCAGCACACTTTCACAAAACTCTCGGCTAAGAGTGACATCAAGTTATAGCCAGAACAAGATGGTTGGCTCTTATAACAAAATTTATAAAACGGTATGTATATAACATGGAAAGTATTTTATTTGCAGGATGCTTGGTGATGGTAGTATTCATCTGTATTAGAGCAACAAAAATAGAAAACAATGATAATGACAAGGATGCTAAATGAGGGATTTGTTATTTGTAGTTTTTTTTCTTGTCATCATGGTTATTTCTTTTAGAAAGCCATTTATCGCTGTATCTATGTGGTTATGGTCTGGTATATTTGTTCCAGTTTATTGGCTTTTTGGATTTGCAGAGTCATTCCGATATAATGTTATTTTTGCAGCATCAGCAATTATTTCGTATCTTATACTGAAGTCTAAACCCAACTTAAGGTTTGATTTTTTATTTTTTATAGTTATATTATTTTTCTTACACACCACGATAACCACCAATACAACCCTTATACTTCCAGAAGTATCATGGATAATATGGGATTACTTCTCAAAAGCAGTATTGTTGTTTGTATTCATTTGCTTAATTATTAGAAAAGCCAACCATTTTAATTTGCTAATATGGCTGATAGGATTGTCAATTGGATTTTTTGCACTAGTAGAAGGTCTAAAATTTGTAAAATCTGGCGGTTTCCATCAAATTCATGGCCCAGCCGGGCACCTCCTTGCTGACAATAACCACTTAGCGCTCGCAATTCTAATGACCATCCCTTTATTGGTTTACCTAATTTCAGCAACACCAGAAAGATGGTTGAAAATAGGACTTATCGGTTTGGTAGCATTGTGTGTATTGGCCGTATTAGGCACAAAATCTCGCGGAGGATTCGTTGGTTTAGTTATCGTAGGTGGCTATTTTTGGCTCAAATCCAACAAAAAATTAGTTTCAACGGTAGGAATTATAGCCCTAGTCTTTATTGCTTCCAGTTTACTCCCTGGGAAGTGGTTTGAGAGGATGGACACCTTAAATGACGTCGAATCTGATGGTTCGTTTATGACAAGGGTCGTATCCTGGAAAGTGCATACATTAATGGCGATGGAGCGCCCCATTCTTGGTGGAGGCTTCAGAGCTACACAATTTGGACATGTTTGGCGTTCTTTACTGGTAGATTTTGACAAATTAAGCTTTATTCCATCAGCCCAACCTAAACAAAAAGGTTGGGCTGCCCACAGTATTTATTTCCAAGTATTAGGTGATCATGGGTTTGTGGGGCTATTTCTTTACTTACTTATAATCTGCCTAGCTTTCTTAAAACTTTCATCCATTGAAAAGTACTTTGGTGATAGTTGGCAATCAACATTGGCTAAGATGATTAAAGTCTCTTTGATGGCGTATTGTGTGTCTGGGGCTGCCGTATCAATGGCTTATTTTGAATTATTCTATGCACTCCTTGCGATGATTGTCTGTTTGTCTATCATCAAGAAAGATTCTGAGCTAGAGAACGAAAAAGTAAGATTTACACCACCTATGTAGCTATACCTGTTCAAAGTTATGATGATTATAAATACCTAATTATCAAAGCCGCCATATACCTCTAATATTTAGAGGCTTAAAATGGAAAGAAGACTGGGATCAGCGTCAGAACCAGTAGCGAGTAAACAATAGAAATGGGCACACCAATACGAACATAATCGGTTAATTTGTAGTTTCCTATGCTATATACCAACAGGTTGGTTTGGTAACCATAAGGGGAAATAAAACTCGCACTGGCACCGAACAAAACCGCCATAATAAAAGGCATGGGCTCAACACCATAAGCCACGGCCATGCTGTAGCCGATAGGGAAGCAAAGTGCTGCAGCGGCATTGTTGGTTACTAGCTCTGTCAGAACTAAGGTTATAATGTAGGTGGCGACCAGCGCGCCAAATACCCCTGAACCGTTGAAAGTTTCAATGAACATGTTTCCCATTCTGACTGATAGTCCAGAGGAAATCATAAGCTGGGCAATGGATAAGGCCGAGCCAACAATCACGACGATATCGACCGGAAAGCGTCGTCGAAGCTCAGAAACTTGGATGACGCCAAACGTAAGTAAAGCAAGGATATAGACTGCTAAGCCTTTGATGATTGGCAGTAGTCCGAGCAGGGAGCCACCAATCACTAAAGCAAAACCAAGCAAAACCAGAGAAGATTTGTGTGCATCCAATCGAACCCCAGAGTCTAAGTCGTTAACCAGCATGAACTCTTTACGATGAGCGCGTCGTTCGGCTTCAAAACGTTTACCGGGTACTAAAATTAAGGTATCCCCCGCGGCTAATGTAATATTGCCAAGGCCACCTTCAAGTCGCTCATGCCCACGGCGAATCGCCACCACGACGGCATCAAAACGATCGCGAAAACGACTTTCTTTTAGTGTCTTGCGGCAAATGGTCGCAGAGGAGCTTATTACCGCTTCAACAAAGTTCTGTCCGTTAAGGTGTTGATGACCAAATAAGGTCAGGCCGGGGATTTCTTGCAGTGTCGCCACGCTTTCAACGTCACCACAGAAGAGAAGACGGTCATTGGCTTTGAGCACAAAATCGGGCCCTACCGAAGGCATGCTAACGCCATCACGGATAACTTCAGCTAAGAAGAGTTTTCTCAGCGCACGCAGATTGTTTTCACTGATGGTACGGCCGACTAAATTAGAATTTGGCTCTACACGAGATTCTAGAAAGTAAGGCAGGTCTTCCTGATTCTGATCGTCATAGTTAGGGAGTAGGTAGCTTAGCGGGATCAAAACCAATACGCCGCCCACCAGTATCGCTAAGCCGATCGCAGTTGGAGTAAAAAAATTCAGGCTGGGTAAGCCTGCATCTTCGACAAAGCTGTTAATGATGAGATTGGTGGACGTGCCAATGAGTGTTAGCGTCCCGCCAAAAATGGCCGCATAGGAAAGTGGAATCAGCAATTTGGATGGCGCGTGCTGTTGGTTGCGTTTAATCGCACTTATCAAGGAGACCACTACAGCGGTATTGTTGGTGAAGGAGGAGAGTAGTGCAGTAGAAACGCTAAGTTTGGCAATCACACTGCCCAAATGGCCTTTCGAAAGGCTGCGACTCACCCAGCTGATTAATAGGGTTTTCTCCAGTGCACAGGAGGCTAAAATCAACAAGATCAAAGTTAACAACGATGAGTTCGTAAAGTTGGCCGCAATAGTATTGAGTTCAATCATACCCGCCATGAAAGCGAGAAAAGCGGCCCCTGCAAATACATAGCTGGGTTTAAGTCTGGTTACGAGCAAACAAGTGATAATGCCAAGTAAAATCGCTAATACTAGTCCTTGTTCCCACATCGCTCTTCCTTACTTATTGGCCCGGTATACAGGTAAACAATTCAAACTACTTTCGCTGAAAACAACTTCTTTCATTTGGCCTATTTCTTCAGTAACTGGCTTAGATCTTTCGCCTGCCAATGCGGAAAGTGTTTACGGATAAGCGCATTAAGCTCTAACTCAAAGGCAGAAATATCGGCGATGCTGTGATCCAGTGATGCCAGACTTTCACTGACCATACCCGCACCAACGGTCACGTTTGTGAGACGGTCGATAATGATGAACCCGCCAGTATCTGCGCAGTCTTGGTAGTTATCTAGAGCGATAGCCTCAGAAAAAGTCCATTCACATAAGCCAATACCGTTAAGAGGAAGTTCGGTGGCATGATGGGTAGACAGATTATTGATGTCATATTGATGTTTTATAGCGCTAACATGACCTACAGTCTTTTTACCTGCGATCTTGATGTTGTAATCACGACCAGGTTGTAATGGTTGCTCTGTCATCCAGACCACGTTGGCCAGTAAATGGTTGGTCGATTCTACCTGTGCATTATCTAACACAATCAGATCGCCACGGCTGATGTCGATTTCATCCTTCAGGGTTAATGTGACCGCTAACCCTGCTTGTGCTTGTTCCATATCGCCATCAAAGGTGACGATGCGCGCGACAGTAGAGGTTTTTCCTGAAGGGAGAGCTTTAATGACATCGCCTACTTTGACCGAGCCAGACGATATCGTGCCGGAAAAACCTCGAAAATCCAGATTTGGACGGTTCACATACTGCACGGGGAAGCGGAAATCACCTGTGCCTTTTTCTTGGTCGACATCCACGGTTTCAAGCAATTCAAGTAAAGAGGGGCCATCAAACCAACTTAGGTTTTGGCCTTTATCGACGACGTTATCCCCTTCTAGTGCGGAGATTGGGATGATCTGAATATCGGTATTACCCGTTAAGTGTTCAGAAAATTTTAGGTACTCATCACGGATGGACTCAAAACGTTGTTGTGAATAATTCACGAGGTCCATTTTGTTGATAGCGACAATAAAATGTCTTAAACCTAGTAGGTTAGAGATGAATGAGTGGCGGCGAGTCTGATCCAGCACCCCTTTACGTGCGTCAACAAGAATGACGGCAAGATCGCTCGTTGAAGCGCCTGTGGCCATGTTTCGTGTGTACTGCTCGTGTCCGGGTGTATCAGCGATAATAAACTTACGCTTCTGTGTAGAGAAGTAACGGTAAGCTACGTCAATGGTAATCCCTTGTTCTCGTTCAGCTTGAAGACCATCGACAAGCAAGGCTAAATCTGGCCTTTCACCCGTTGTACCCACACGTTGGCTATCTGAGTGGACGGCGGCAAGCTGGTCCTCATAGATCTGTTTTGAGTCATGGAGCAATCGTCCAATCAACGTACTTTTACCATCATCCACTGAGCCACAAGTCAGAAATCTAAGCAAAGACTTGTACTGGTGTTGTTTCAGGTAGCCTTTAATACCAAGCTCGGCTAATTGAGTTTCAACTGCGCTGTTCATTATCCATCCTTAGATCTTTTAGAAGTAACCTTGACGTTTCTTTAGCTCCATAGAACCAGATTGATCGTGATCGATAGCACGTCCTTGGCGCTCACTAGAGGTTGCTACCAACATCTCTTCAATAACGGCTGTCAGTGTGTCGGCTTCCGATTCAATTGCTCCGGTGAGTGGATAACAGCCAAGAGTACGGAAACGCACGCTCTTTTGTTCGATCACTTCTCCTGACTGCAATTTCATTCGGTCATCATCAACCATGATCAACATACCATCCCGTTCAACTACCGGGCGCTTTTCTGCAAGATAAAGTGGCACTATCTCGATATTTTCTAAGTATATGTATTGCCAAATATCAAGCTCGGTCCAGTTTGATAGTGGGAACACTCGAATGCTCTCTCCTTTGTTAATTTGACCGTTGTACGTTTTCCAAAGCTCCGGACGTTGGTTTTTGGGGTCCCAAGTATGATTCTTATCTCGGAAGGAATAGACTCGCTCTTTTGCGCGAGATTTCTCTTCATCACGACGTGCTCCACCAAAAGCAGCATCAAACCCATACTTGTTCAAAGCCTGTTTTAAACCTTGGGTTTTCATTATGTCCGTGTGTTTTGACGAACCATGAACGAATGGACTACAACCCATCGCTAGTCCTTCAGGGTTCTTATGAACTATGAGCTCAAAACCGTACTTTTTCGCGATGCGATCACGAAACGTGATCATTTCTCGAAATTTCCAGTCAGTATCAACATGTAGCAAAGGGAAGGGGAGCTTACCTGGGTAAAAAGCTTTGCGAGCAAGGTGAAGCATGACAGATGAATCCTTACCAATTGAATACATCATCACTGGGTTATCAAACTCAGCGGCAACTTCACGAATGATATGAATACTTTCTGCTTCGAGTTGTTTAAGGTGGGTTAAACGTTGCTGGTCCATGCTTTGTCTTTCCTTTTTATACTTATCAACGCATTAGCTTTATTAACTTTAGTTCAGAAGACGGATTCCGTGCGGAGTGACGGCATGAATTATCTAGTTTGAGTCATATATGAGTATCACTATTAAAGGTAGTTCAATGTTCGATAGTTAGGTGAGAGAAGGCGCTAGTTTGATAGGGATTTTTTGTGATTTTTGAAGGTTGTATCGTAAATGGTATGTTTGACAGATTTTTCTTAGACGATTTTACTTATTTTAAAACGAGCACATCACCTAGTTTAATAGTTCTAAATTTCGTTTCATTTTACTAATGGCAAAGTAAAAAATAACTTTTCAATTAGGTTTCAGGTAAGTTACAAAACAAGTGCTAAAATAAAAATGGTTATTTTGTATAGAGTTAGAGTTATAAAATAACATAAAAGAAAAAGTGTAGAACATAGATTGGTATTGATCAAATAAGACGAGTTTTTCTTGGAACTAAACTAAGGTGGTGGTGAGTGAAGGCTTTTATTTTAGGCGCTGGGGTCCCAATAAGCGGTAGCAAACCTTCAGCATTAAAAAATATATCCATCAACAAGAGAGCGTTGGATTGGCAGCTCCATAGCCTAGAAAGTTTAGTTCCACTCAATAGTGTTTTTTTTCTGGGTGGATATCACATAGAAGAAATTGTCAAAAGGTACCCAGAACTCAACTTTATTGTTATGCCGGAATGGAGTAAGTCCACACCACTGGACACTTTTCTTAGTGCACCTTTTTCAAATGAGTCCTGTGTAGTCACGTACGGAGACACGCTATTTAGAGATGAGTTTATTAAAAGTTTCATCTCTAAGGATGCAGATATCACCGTCGCGGTAGACAGTTGTTGGCTCGAAAGATATAAGTCAAGAAATAAAGAAGATATCGACAAAGCGGAAGTCTTGGTAAGAGAAGGTAAAGTTTTTGAGTTTACAGGGTTAATATACTTTAGTGAACATTCGGTAAGAGTGATTGAAGAATTAAAATCAGAGTCAAATGATCTATCAGGTAAACGTCTGATAGATTTAATTGAGCTGATGGAGGTTAATGGATTAACGGTTAGGTTTAAAGATGTTAAAGCCGATTGGGCTGAATTTAACTCACCCAGTGATATTGCCAATTTTATTTTAGGAACAAAAGCTGACACGCTTTCTCGATTAGAGAGCATGGTTAAAACGAGTTATATTGGTGAGCAATATAGCTTTATGATCGAAGATTGGATGCAAAACTCTAATCAAGTTATTCTCAATATACAGAATAAGTTTAGAAACAAAAAACTCGCTGTCCGAAGCAGTTCGAAACTTGAGGATAACTGGCGTTCTTCTAATGCCGGGGGATTTGATAGCATTCTTAATGTGGACTGTAGTGACTCTGGCGAACTCAAATCGGCAATAAAGTCCGTCGTTGACTCTTATGGTCTTTCGTTGGAAGGGAAAGATCAGGTTCTTATTCAGGAATTTTTGCAAGATGTTGCGATAGCTGGGGTGGTGTTTACCTGCACGCTTGAATCTGGCGCACCATACTATCGATTCAACTTTGATGATACGACCAGTTCGACAGAGTCCGTCACTTCAGGGGCACACTCTGATCTAAGAACGGTTCTCGTTTATAAGTCTCAGCCTGAGACGATAGAGACAGTCGCCCCCGAACTAAAAGGCATCCTAAAAGCGGTTCAGGAATTAGAAAAACTACTCGGCTTCGATAAGTTAGACATAGAATTTGCTATCGACTCTAAAGGAAATGTTCATATATTTCAGGTTCGCCCGGTGATAGTAAATAGCGATAACTATGAAATTGAAAATGACAAAATAGTCGAGTCACTTAATTCGAACGTGACTAGGTATTGCGAACTTCAATCTAAGCCTTCATTTGTCTCTGGCGATAAAACCATTTTTGCCAATATGCCTGATTGGAACCCCGCTGAAATTATCAGTACACGACCGAAACCACTATCGTTAAGCTTGTATCAACAACTGATTACTAACGAAGTGTGGGCGAAGCAGAGAGCAGAGTTTGGTTATAAAGATGTGAGGCCTTACCCCTTAATCGTCACCTTTTCGGGTCACCCATATATTGATGTCCGCGCAAGCTTTAACTCTTTTATACCTGACTCAGTGCCAAAGGACTCAGCTGAGAGAATCGTAAATGCGTATGTTGAAATACTCAACGATAATCCAGGCTTTCATGACAAAGTGGAGTTTGATGTCGCATTTACGATCTGGATACCTGAATTCCATCAAGAAGCGAAAAAACGGTTACTGCCCTATGGCGTACTAGAGTCTGATTTATCGACTTTAGAAGAGGGACTAAAAGTCATTACAAGGAATGCGCTGACTAGGCTGGATGATGACATTCGCTCGGTCGAGCAATTAACGGTTAGGCGTCAGCAAATCAATGATTCAAGCCTGACGGATATCGATAAAGCTTTTGCGCTGCTTGATGATTGTAAACGCTATGGGACATTGGCCTTTTCTCATGCGGCGAGGGCGGGTTTTGTGGCTAAGACGTTGTTAAATAGCCTAGTGACAAGAGGCGAGCTTTCAGATGAACGCTGCATGATGTTTTTGAATAGCTTTGACACGGTGGCAGGGCAATTTGAAAAAGATAAGGCACGTTTTGCTAAGGGGGAGATAACGCTAGGAGAACTTATCGACAAATATGGGCACTTACGACCTGGGACATACGAAATTACAACTCCTGCATATTGGGAGCTTCCTGAGCAATATTTAATACCCAGAGAAGTGAAATTGACGGATCACGAGAGTGTCGATATGGCGTTTTCCGATGAGGAGCTATTCGCAATATCTTCGCTTCTGGAACAGTTGGAATCAGAAGTGAGTGAGCAAGAGTTTATCCACTACCTTATCAAGTCAACGCAAGAGCGCGAGCGAGTCAAATTTGAGATGACGAAAAACCTAAGCAAAGCGCTAGATTGTATCGCTAAATGGGCATATGGGGCAGGCTTAAGCAGAGAAGACGCATCATTTTTAACTTACAGTGATATTGAAAGCTTAAAGCTCAATCGCTCCGATTTTCAGGATTTGTTAGCCACGCTTCAAAGGAGAAAATCGAATTATCAAGTGACGAAAGTGATTGAGCTGCCGTCAGTGATTAATGATAAGTCCCAATTTTACTGCTTTGAAAGGTACGCGTCCTTACCAAACTACATCGGCTTGAAAAGTGTCACAGCAGATACTGCAACAATGATGGATGACAACACTAAGCTGAAAGGAAAAATAGTCATTATC
Protein-coding regions in this window:
- a CDS encoding GHMP family kinase ATP-binding protein, giving the protein MLVRARSPLRLGIAGGGTDISPYSDTFGGCVLNATIDMYANCTIELLEAQDGITFVAQDIEQTFHSPLLNKLPLEGELLLHKAIYNRIVSEFNDNKPLPVKVYTYSDAPPGSGLGSSSTMVVTIISAYQQLLNLSMGEYDVARLAYEIERKDCQLSGGRQDQYATTFGGFNFMEFYDGERVIVNPLRIRQHIINELESQMILFFTGVSRSSAQIIDDQVKTTNSDDKKPLEAMHEVKELAYAMKECLLKSNVDGMAELLKDAWNAKKSTSTAISTRQIELIEDKVLSAGAKSIKISGAGGGGFMMLFVDPIRRLDVERALNELDGHIQPFRFTQQGTQSWTV
- a CDS encoding glycosyltransferase, which encodes MVKKEKIHVCHLVYSFDIGGLERVIANCIGALDKNAYRHSIIALTEVGEFISEIDGVVEHYSLNKKSGHDFFIHLKLYKILKKIRPDVLHSYNLSTIEYQWLTSFLDIQLRIHAEHGRDSYDMNGTVKKYQLLRRVMSPFIDHFVTVSQDLHHWLRDDVLIPEKKLLLITNGIDTDYYRPDNIKPERKGIYEGKFIFGHVSRLHPIKNQEFLIESFNKACFLSPSFRESCLLIIVGDGPDKDKLKKLVDNNEHLKDKIIFTGSKSNVREYYSIFDVFVMSSLAEGVPMTLLESMSMGVPHLVTSVGGITEVVEEGITGISLCDKDKDTYHEKMIELFENKNNLSTLSQNSRLRVTSSYSQNKMVGSYNKIYKTVCI
- a CDS encoding putative O-glycosylation ligase, exosortase A system-associated encodes the protein MRDLLFVVFFLVIMVISFRKPFIAVSMWLWSGIFVPVYWLFGFAESFRYNVIFAASAIISYLILKSKPNLRFDFLFFIVILFFLHTTITTNTTLILPEVSWIIWDYFSKAVLLFVFICLIIRKANHFNLLIWLIGLSIGFFALVEGLKFVKSGGFHQIHGPAGHLLADNNHLALAILMTIPLLVYLISATPERWLKIGLIGLVALCVLAVLGTKSRGGFVGLVIVGGYFWLKSNKKLVSTVGIIALVFIASSLLPGKWFERMDTLNDVESDGSFMTRVVSWKVHTLMAMERPILGGGFRATQFGHVWRSLLVDFDKLSFIPSAQPKQKGWAAHSIYFQVLGDHGFVGLFLYLLIICLAFLKLSSIEKYFGDSWQSTLAKMIKVSLMAYCVSGAAVSMAYFELFYALLAMIVCLSIIKKDSELENEKVRFTPPM
- a CDS encoding SLC13 family permease; translated protein: MWEQGLVLAILLGIITCLLVTRLKPSYVFAGAAFLAFMAGMIELNTIAANFTNSSLLTLILLILASCALEKTLLISWVSRSLSKGHLGSVIAKLSVSTALLSSFTNNTAVVVSLISAIKRNQQHAPSKLLIPLSYAAIFGGTLTLIGTSTNLIINSFVEDAGLPSLNFFTPTAIGLAILVGGVLVLIPLSYLLPNYDDQNQEDLPYFLESRVEPNSNLVGRTISENNLRALRKLFLAEVIRDGVSMPSVGPDFVLKANDRLLFCGDVESVATLQEIPGLTLFGHQHLNGQNFVEAVISSSATICRKTLKESRFRDRFDAVVVAIRRGHERLEGGLGNITLAAGDTLILVPGKRFEAERRAHRKEFMLVNDLDSGVRLDAHKSSLVLLGFALVIGGSLLGLLPIIKGLAVYILALLTFGVIQVSELRRRFPVDIVVIVGSALSIAQLMISSGLSVRMGNMFIETFNGSGVFGALVATYIITLVLTELVTNNAAAALCFPIGYSMAVAYGVEPMPFIMAVLFGASASFISPYGYQTNLLVYSIGNYKLTDYVRIGVPISIVYSLLVLTLIPVFFPF
- the cysN gene encoding sulfate adenylyltransferase subunit CysN, coding for MNSAVETQLAELGIKGYLKQHQYKSLLRFLTCGSVDDGKSTLIGRLLHDSKQIYEDQLAAVHSDSQRVGTTGERPDLALLVDGLQAEREQGITIDVAYRYFSTQKRKFIIADTPGHEQYTRNMATGASTSDLAVILVDARKGVLDQTRRHSFISNLLGLRHFIVAINKMDLVNYSQQRFESIRDEYLKFSEHLTGNTDIQIIPISALEGDNVVDKGQNLSWFDGPSLLELLETVDVDQEKGTGDFRFPVQYVNRPNLDFRGFSGTISSGSVKVGDVIKALPSGKTSTVARIVTFDGDMEQAQAGLAVTLTLKDEIDISRGDLIVLDNAQVESTNHLLANVVWMTEQPLQPGRDYNIKIAGKKTVGHVSAIKHQYDINNLSTHHATELPLNGIGLCEWTFSEAIALDNYQDCADTGGFIIIDRLTNVTVGAGMVSESLASLDHSIADISAFELELNALIRKHFPHWQAKDLSQLLKK
- the cysD gene encoding sulfate adenylyltransferase subunit CysD: MDQQRLTHLKQLEAESIHIIREVAAEFDNPVMMYSIGKDSSVMLHLARKAFYPGKLPFPLLHVDTDWKFREMITFRDRIAKKYGFELIVHKNPEGLAMGCSPFVHGSSKHTDIMKTQGLKQALNKYGFDAAFGGARRDEEKSRAKERVYSFRDKNHTWDPKNQRPELWKTYNGQINKGESIRVFPLSNWTELDIWQYIYLENIEIVPLYLAEKRPVVERDGMLIMVDDDRMKLQSGEVIEQKSVRFRTLGCYPLTGAIESEADTLTAVIEEMLVATSSERQGRAIDHDQSGSMELKKRQGYF
- a CDS encoding PEP-utilizing enzyme, with product MKAFILGAGVPISGSKPSALKNISINKRALDWQLHSLESLVPLNSVFFLGGYHIEEIVKRYPELNFIVMPEWSKSTPLDTFLSAPFSNESCVVTYGDTLFRDEFIKSFISKDADITVAVDSCWLERYKSRNKEDIDKAEVLVREGKVFEFTGLIYFSEHSVRVIEELKSESNDLSGKRLIDLIELMEVNGLTVRFKDVKADWAEFNSPSDIANFILGTKADTLSRLESMVKTSYIGEQYSFMIEDWMQNSNQVILNIQNKFRNKKLAVRSSSKLEDNWRSSNAGGFDSILNVDCSDSGELKSAIKSVVDSYGLSLEGKDQVLIQEFLQDVAIAGVVFTCTLESGAPYYRFNFDDTTSSTESVTSGAHSDLRTVLVYKSQPETIETVAPELKGILKAVQELEKLLGFDKLDIEFAIDSKGNVHIFQVRPVIVNSDNYEIENDKIVESLNSNVTRYCELQSKPSFVSGDKTIFANMPDWNPAEIISTRPKPLSLSLYQQLITNEVWAKQRAEFGYKDVRPYPLIVTFSGHPYIDVRASFNSFIPDSVPKDSAERIVNAYVEILNDNPGFHDKVEFDVAFTIWIPEFHQEAKKRLLPYGVLESDLSTLEEGLKVITRNALTRLDDDIRSVEQLTVRRQQINDSSLTDIDKAFALLDDCKRYGTLAFSHAARAGFVAKTLLNSLVTRGELSDERCMMFLNSFDTVAGQFEKDKARFAKGEITLGELIDKYGHLRPGTYEITTPAYWELPEQYLIPREVKLTDHESVDMAFSDEELFAISSLLEQLESEVSEQEFIHYLIKSTQERERVKFEMTKNLSKALDCIAKWAYGAGLSREDASFLTYSDIESLKLNRSDFQDLLATLQRRKSNYQVTKVIELPSVINDKSQFYCFERYASLPNYIGLKSVTADTATMMDDNTKLKGKIVIIPQADPGYDWLFGHEIAGLITQFGGANSHMAIRAAEIGLPAAIGVGEKLYEVLLASSRLELDCLGQRLKVVE